Proteins from one Bradyrhizobium roseum genomic window:
- a CDS encoding type II toxin-antitoxin system VapC family toxin, giving the protein MSYLIDTNIISEVRKGARCDLHVSAWYASIADEDLFLSTLVLGEIRKGVELARPRDPGKAAALERWLGEVEVAFNGRVLGIDNAVSDQWGRMSAIRPLPAIDGLLAATALTNGLTLVTRNDRDVAGLGATVLNPFNSAENDR; this is encoded by the coding sequence ATGAGCTACCTGATCGATACCAACATCATTTCCGAGGTCCGAAAGGGCGCTCGTTGCGACCTCCATGTGTCGGCTTGGTATGCCTCTATCGCCGATGAGGATCTGTTCCTGAGCACGCTCGTCCTTGGTGAAATCCGAAAGGGCGTTGAACTTGCGCGCCCTCGGGACCCGGGCAAGGCAGCCGCACTCGAACGCTGGTTGGGGGAAGTAGAGGTAGCATTCAATGGGCGCGTGCTCGGCATCGATAACGCGGTGTCGGATCAATGGGGGCGTATGAGCGCCATCAGGCCCCTCCCGGCTATCGATGGCCTGCTCGCGGCGACTGCGTTGACAAATGGATTGACGCTGGTGACGCGCAATGACCGCGACGTCGCCGGTCTGGGCGCGACAGTGCTCAACCCGTTCAATAGCGCCGAAAACGACCGTTGA
- a CDS encoding GIY-YIG nuclease family protein has translation MCYVDFLELSNGDIYVGSTNDLRRRITSHQQGHVISTSKYLPLILRSYVALGDETTARGLERYFKSGSGKAFAKKRFLATSRQQYSY, from the coding sequence ATGTGCTACGTCGACTTCCTCGAACTGAGCAACGGCGACATTTACGTCGGCTCGACGAATGATCTTCGACGAAGAATCACGTCTCATCAGCAAGGGCATGTCATCTCGACAAGCAAGTACTTGCCGCTGATTCTTCGCTCATACGTTGCATTGGGCGATGAAACGACGGCTCGCGGTCTTGAGCGGTATTTCAAGTCGGGGTCAGGCAAGGCGTTCGCCAAGAAGCGCTTCTTGGCGACTTCCAGGCAGCAATACTCGTATTGA
- a CDS encoding porin — protein sequence MKMVKSLILGSAAGLIAMSGAQAADLPVKAKAVEYVRICSLYGAGFWYIPGTDTCIKLGGYVRIDTTFNGTTYGGPAWSGDQGQGNRYRDYFVSRSRMALTVDTRTATEYGVVRTFGQGDFQFDNFNNGTRNPSSTTPAPAGAAVFNSSQLSGAGGGYVAVEMVFIQFAGFTFGKSASAYATPWNGYPGNNNSFLMGGPDYVTGVNNIQYTAQFGNGVSATIGLDDPTVFNRTSVLNLSTGGSFATAGSNAYGGTHVPDIVGNIRVDQAWGLFQIAGMLHNVTASYNTLGAGGVPNNLSEISGHPEDKWGGAVTAALQIKNLPTGAGDDFKIDATYAHGATKAVVSTSGGSPSFAMFSGSGNGAYQSIGFGQTADAVYRPGFTDGIKLVDAWGVRGAFNHNWDPYWSTSLWGSYGSVRYGGNVLDGASAKGAWCSVYTAGKVVSANYSCNPDFNFAQVGVVTRWTPVKNLTFSAEVGAFFLDQKMVGSAILTPTAPKPTAVYEFKDQSTVFLNVRAQRNF from the coding sequence ATGAAGATGGTTAAGAGCCTTATTCTCGGCTCAGCGGCGGGTCTGATCGCCATGAGCGGAGCACAGGCCGCCGATCTTCCCGTCAAGGCCAAAGCGGTCGAGTACGTGAGGATCTGCTCCCTGTACGGCGCGGGTTTCTGGTATATCCCGGGCACCGACACCTGCATCAAGCTGGGTGGCTACGTTCGTATCGACACCACGTTCAACGGCACCACCTACGGTGGACCGGCCTGGAGCGGCGATCAGGGCCAGGGCAATCGCTATCGCGATTACTTCGTCTCCCGCTCCCGTATGGCGCTGACGGTTGATACGCGCACCGCCACCGAATACGGCGTTGTCCGCACCTTCGGCCAGGGCGACTTCCAGTTCGACAACTTCAACAACGGCACCCGGAACCCGAGCTCGACGACACCTGCGCCGGCCGGCGCCGCTGTCTTCAACTCCTCGCAGCTCTCCGGTGCGGGTGGCGGCTACGTCGCGGTTGAAATGGTGTTCATCCAGTTCGCTGGTTTCACCTTCGGTAAGTCGGCTTCGGCCTATGCGACGCCCTGGAACGGCTATCCGGGCAACAACAACTCGTTCTTGATGGGTGGCCCGGACTACGTGACCGGCGTCAACAACATCCAGTACACCGCGCAGTTCGGCAACGGCGTGTCGGCCACCATCGGCCTCGATGATCCGACCGTGTTCAACCGTACCTCCGTGCTGAACCTCAGCACCGGCGGCAGCTTCGCGACGGCCGGCTCCAACGCCTACGGCGGAACGCATGTTCCGGATATCGTCGGCAACATCCGCGTCGACCAGGCTTGGGGTCTGTTCCAGATCGCAGGTATGCTGCACAACGTAACCGCTTCCTACAACACCCTCGGCGCCGGCGGCGTTCCGAACAATCTGTCGGAAATCTCCGGTCATCCCGAAGACAAGTGGGGCGGTGCTGTGACGGCGGCGTTGCAGATCAAGAACCTCCCGACGGGTGCAGGCGACGACTTCAAGATCGATGCCACCTACGCCCATGGCGCCACCAAGGCGGTGGTCTCCACGAGCGGCGGTTCGCCCAGCTTCGCGATGTTCAGCGGCAGCGGAAACGGCGCTTACCAGAGCATCGGTTTCGGTCAGACGGCTGATGCCGTTTACCGGCCCGGGTTCACCGACGGAATCAAGTTGGTGGATGCATGGGGTGTCCGTGGTGCGTTCAACCACAACTGGGATCCCTACTGGTCGACCAGCCTCTGGGGCAGCTACGGCTCGGTTCGCTACGGCGGCAATGTCCTGGACGGCGCTTCGGCCAAGGGTGCTTGGTGCTCGGTGTACACTGCTGGCAAGGTCGTGTCCGCGAACTACTCCTGCAACCCGGACTTCAACTTTGCCCAGGTTGGTGTGGTCACCCGCTGGACTCCCGTCAAGAACCTGACGTTCTCGGCTGAAGTCGGTGCATTCTTCCTCGATCAGAAGATGGTGGGATCTGCCATTCTGACCCCGACGGCTCCGAAGCCGACCGCCGTGTACGAGTTCAAGGACCAGAGCACTGTGTTCCTGAACGTTCGCGCTCAGCGTAACTTCTGA
- a CDS encoding lytic transglycosylase domain-containing protein codes for MALAVGMAFPSGTWAGPKVPMPKPRPIARNVAPKPVAQAAAPAAVATAPAPAPQVLAPATRQHAALPPPRKPVTPAAVAATSSTSQADKDALENVIELVRKQKPADATQAQAAISDPVARKLAEWLILRSDNNGASVERYRAFVTANPSWPSQTFLRRRIEAALWDDRRDDGTVWSWFENASPISAKGKFVLAKAMLARGDRTNAERLVREAWRSDGMSEDTESAVLDMFGALLTSGDHKARMDTLLYGTEQEAGGMRAAKRLGSGHVALAKARIAANKKNSNLKALLDEVPRELHNEPGYMFARIQWLRREEKFNEAAQLMLAVPKDPNRLHNLNEWWVERRLLARKMLDVGEHRTAYLIARDAALPSRDIYKTEQEFTAGWIALRFLKDPAVAAQHFARIGVGSVNPTALARAGYWQGRAAEAAGRQQEARAAYGRAAEQSTSYYGQLARAKLGLPQLELNAVPRGRGSERLEIVRAVQLLYELDEREMAIPIFADMGENGDPDALAGLGELTARHNDARGMLLLGKAALNRGLPFDHYAYPVTGIPSFKQIGPEVEPSVVYSIARQESAFNPAVVSPAQAYGLMQVTPDAGRYVAKRAGVSFDLNRMKTDSVYNATLGAAELGGLLEDYRGSYILTFAGYNAGRGSVRKWIERYGDPRDPKVDAVDWVEQIPFSETRNYVQRIMENLQVYRARFGGGTKLQIEADLHRGASVQ; via the coding sequence CTGGCGCTGGCCGTCGGAATGGCGTTCCCGTCGGGTACCTGGGCCGGCCCAAAGGTTCCGATGCCGAAGCCGCGGCCGATCGCCCGCAATGTCGCGCCAAAGCCGGTGGCGCAGGCCGCTGCGCCCGCGGCGGTTGCCACAGCGCCCGCGCCCGCCCCGCAGGTTCTGGCACCGGCGACGCGCCAGCACGCCGCCTTGCCGCCGCCACGCAAGCCGGTGACGCCGGCCGCGGTCGCCGCCACCAGCTCGACGTCGCAGGCCGACAAGGACGCGCTGGAAAACGTCATCGAGCTGGTGCGAAAGCAAAAGCCCGCAGACGCCACCCAGGCGCAGGCCGCGATCTCGGATCCGGTCGCCCGCAAGCTCGCCGAATGGCTGATCCTGCGCAGCGACAACAACGGCGCCTCGGTCGAGCGCTACCGCGCGTTCGTGACCGCCAATCCGAGCTGGCCGTCGCAGACCTTCCTGCGCCGGCGAATCGAGGCGGCGCTGTGGGACGACCGCCGCGACGACGGCACGGTGTGGTCGTGGTTCGAGAACGCATCGCCGATTTCGGCGAAGGGCAAGTTCGTTCTGGCAAAGGCGATGCTCGCGCGCGGCGATCGCACCAATGCCGAACGGCTGGTCCGCGAGGCCTGGCGCAGTGACGGCATGTCGGAAGACACCGAGAGCGCGGTGCTCGACATGTTCGGCGCGCTGCTGACGTCGGGCGATCACAAGGCGCGAATGGACACGCTGCTGTACGGCACCGAGCAGGAGGCCGGCGGCATGCGCGCCGCCAAACGCCTCGGCTCCGGCCATGTCGCGTTGGCCAAGGCACGAATCGCCGCCAACAAGAAGAACTCCAACCTCAAGGCGCTGCTCGACGAGGTGCCGCGGGAGCTGCACAACGAACCCGGCTACATGTTCGCCCGCATCCAGTGGCTGCGCCGCGAAGAGAAATTCAATGAAGCCGCGCAGCTGATGCTGGCGGTGCCGAAAGATCCGAATCGCCTGCACAATCTCAACGAATGGTGGGTCGAGCGGCGCCTTTTGGCGCGCAAGATGCTGGACGTCGGCGAGCACCGCACCGCCTATCTGATTGCGCGCGACGCCGCCCTGCCGTCGCGCGACATCTACAAGACCGAGCAGGAATTCACCGCGGGCTGGATTGCGCTGCGCTTCCTGAAAGACCCCGCGGTCGCCGCGCAACATTTCGCGCGCATCGGCGTCGGCAGCGTCAATCCGACCGCACTGGCGCGCGCCGGCTATTGGCAGGGACGCGCGGCGGAAGCGGCGGGACGCCAGCAGGAGGCCCGCGCTGCTTACGGCCGCGCCGCCGAGCAGTCGACCAGCTATTACGGCCAGCTCGCACGCGCCAAGCTCGGCCTGCCGCAGCTCGAACTGAACGCCGTCCCCCGTGGCCGCGGATCGGAGCGGCTGGAGATCGTCCGCGCCGTGCAGCTGCTCTACGAACTCGACGAGCGCGAGATGGCGATCCCGATCTTTGCCGACATGGGCGAGAACGGCGATCCCGATGCGCTGGCCGGCCTCGGCGAACTGACCGCGCGCCACAACGATGCCCGCGGCATGCTGCTGCTCGGCAAGGCCGCGCTCAACCGCGGCCTGCCGTTCGACCATTACGCCTATCCCGTCACCGGCATCCCGTCGTTCAAGCAGATCGGCCCCGAGGTCGAACCCAGCGTGGTCTATTCGATCGCGCGGCAGGAAAGCGCCTTCAACCCGGCCGTGGTCTCGCCGGCGCAGGCTTACGGGCTGATGCAGGTGACGCCCGACGCCGGACGCTATGTCGCCAAGCGGGCCGGCGTCAGCTTCGACCTCAACCGGATGAAGACCGACTCGGTCTACAACGCCACGCTCGGCGCGGCCGAACTCGGCGGGCTGCTGGAAGACTATCGCGGCTCCTACATCCTGACCTTCGCCGGCTACAATGCCGGTCGCGGCAGCGTCAGGAAGTGGATCGAACGCTACGGCGATCCGCGCGACCCCAAGGTCGACGCGGTGGACTGGGTCGAACAGATCCCGTTCTCCGAGACGCGCAACTACGTGCAGCGGATCATGGAAAACCTGCAGGTCTATCGCGCGCGGTTCGGCGGCGGGACCAAGCTGCAGATCGAAGCCGACCTGCACCGCGGCGCCAGCGTCCAATAG
- the dapA gene encoding 4-hydroxy-tetrahydrodipicolinate synthase: MAAKTKFRGSLTALVTPFKNGALDEAAFRGLIAWQIEQGSHGLVPVGTTGESPTLSHAEHHRVVELCIEEAKGRVPVIAGAGSNSTREAIDLAVHAEKAGADAVLVVTPYYNKPTQEGMYQHFKAVNDAIGIPIIIYNIPPRSVVDMSVETMTRLFELKNIAGVKDATANLARVSQQRHAMGPDFIQLSGEDMTALAYMAAGGHGCISVVANVAPKLCADLMSAVMQGDYTTGLKIQDRLTPLHDAVFKEPGLAGAKHGLKLLGRLEEEVRLPLMNVTPPTGKVIRDAMVHAGLIN; this comes from the coding sequence ATGGCAGCCAAGACAAAGTTCCGCGGATCGCTCACCGCCTTGGTCACGCCCTTCAAGAACGGCGCGTTGGATGAGGCGGCCTTCCGCGGTCTCATTGCCTGGCAGATCGAGCAGGGCTCGCACGGCTTGGTTCCCGTCGGCACGACCGGCGAAAGCCCGACGCTGAGCCATGCCGAGCATCACCGGGTCGTCGAGCTGTGCATCGAAGAGGCAAAAGGGCGCGTGCCCGTCATCGCCGGCGCGGGTTCGAACTCGACGCGCGAGGCGATCGACCTTGCCGTTCACGCCGAAAAGGCCGGCGCCGACGCCGTGCTGGTCGTGACGCCCTACTACAACAAGCCGACCCAGGAAGGCATGTATCAGCACTTCAAGGCGGTGAACGACGCGATCGGAATCCCGATCATCATCTACAACATCCCGCCGCGCTCCGTCGTCGACATGTCGGTCGAGACCATGACCCGGCTGTTCGAGTTGAAGAACATCGCCGGCGTCAAGGACGCCACCGCCAATCTTGCCCGGGTATCGCAGCAACGCCATGCGATGGGCCCCGACTTCATCCAGCTGTCCGGCGAGGACATGACCGCCTTGGCTTATATGGCGGCGGGCGGGCATGGCTGCATTTCGGTGGTCGCCAACGTGGCGCCGAAACTGTGCGCCGACCTGATGTCGGCGGTCATGCAGGGCGATTACACCACCGGACTGAAGATCCAGGACCGCCTGACGCCGCTGCATGATGCCGTCTTCAAGGAGCCCGGCCTTGCCGGCGCCAAGCACGGCCTCAAACTGCTCGGGCGGCTCGAAGAAGAAGTTCGCCTTCCGTTGATGAACGTGACGCCGCCGACCGGCAAGGTGATCCGTGATGCCATGGTGCATGCGGGCCTGATCAACTGA
- the mscL gene encoding large conductance mechanosensitive channel protein MscL: protein MLKEFREFAMKGNVVDLAVGVIIGAAFGAIVTSLVGDIIMPIIGSITGGLDFSNYFTGLSKAVTATNLADAKKQGAVLAWGSFLTLTLNFIIVAFVLFMVIRAMNKLKRKDEAAPAAPPKPSAEVELLTEIRDLLKKG, encoded by the coding sequence ATGCTGAAGGAATTTCGCGAGTTCGCGATGAAGGGCAACGTCGTCGACCTCGCCGTCGGCGTCATCATCGGTGCAGCCTTTGGGGCGATCGTGACCTCGCTGGTCGGCGACATCATCATGCCGATCATCGGTTCGATTACCGGCGGTCTTGATTTCTCCAACTATTTCACCGGCCTGTCGAAGGCGGTGACGGCGACCAACCTGGCCGACGCCAAAAAGCAGGGCGCGGTGCTGGCGTGGGGCAGTTTCCTGACGCTGACGCTGAACTTCATCATCGTGGCTTTCGTGCTGTTCATGGTCATTCGCGCCATGAACAAGCTCAAGCGCAAGGACGAGGCGGCGCCCGCGGCGCCGCCGAAGCCTTCGGCCGAGGTCGAACTGCTGACCGAGATCCGCGATCTCCTCAAGAAGGGCTGA
- the smpB gene encoding SsrA-binding protein SmpB, which produces MAEKNERPIKVVAENRKARFNYAIEDTVEAGIALTGTEVKSIRNGKTTIAESYADTKDGEIWLINANIPEYLQANRFNHEPKRPRKLLLHRKQINKLMGAVDREGMTLIPLKLYFNERGRAKLLLAIAKGKKLHDKRESEKKRDWGREKGRLLRARG; this is translated from the coding sequence GTGGCCGAGAAGAACGAGCGCCCGATCAAGGTCGTCGCCGAAAACCGCAAGGCCCGATTCAACTACGCGATCGAGGATACGGTGGAGGCCGGCATTGCGCTGACCGGCACCGAGGTGAAGTCGATCCGCAACGGCAAGACCACGATCGCGGAATCCTATGCGGATACCAAGGACGGCGAGATCTGGTTGATCAACGCCAATATTCCGGAATATCTGCAGGCCAACCGCTTCAACCATGAGCCGAAGCGGCCGCGAAAACTGCTGCTGCACCGAAAGCAGATCAACAAGCTGATGGGTGCGGTGGATCGCGAAGGCATGACGCTGATCCCGCTGAAGCTCTATTTCAACGAGCGCGGCCGCGCTAAGTTGCTGCTGGCGATCGCCAAGGGCAAGAAGCTGCACGACAAGCGCGAAAGCGAGAAGAAGCGCGACTGGGGCCGTGAAAAAGGCCGCCTGTTGCGGGCGAGGGGATAG
- a CDS encoding peroxiredoxin — translation MNQKNLLEVDWSKIPAPTDDGAAAHLVGMTMPPVTLLATDDSSVTLSALPGRTVIFAYPRTGEPGKISLVDDWDMIPGARGCTPQTCSFRDLYAELKAAGVSHVFGLSTQDNVYQTEMASRLHLPFAVLSDEKLLLTRALKLPTMEVAGLTLIKRLALIVDGGRITHVFYPVFPPDRNAADVLAWLRDNPA, via the coding sequence ATGAACCAGAAGAATCTGCTCGAAGTCGACTGGAGCAAGATCCCCGCGCCGACCGACGACGGCGCAGCGGCGCATCTCGTCGGCATGACGATGCCGCCGGTCACGCTGCTCGCGACCGACGACAGTTCGGTGACGCTGTCGGCGCTGCCGGGCCGCACCGTGATATTTGCCTATCCCCGCACCGGCGAGCCCGGCAAGATCAGCCTGGTCGACGATTGGGACATGATCCCGGGCGCCCGCGGCTGCACGCCACAGACCTGCTCGTTCCGCGACCTGTATGCCGAACTGAAGGCCGCCGGGGTCAGCCACGTGTTTGGCCTCTCGACGCAGGACAACGTCTACCAGACCGAAATGGCGTCGCGGCTGCATCTGCCGTTTGCGGTACTGTCGGACGAGAAGCTGTTGCTGACCCGCGCGCTGAAACTGCCGACCATGGAGGTGGCAGGCCTGACGCTGATCAAGCGGCTGGCGCTGATCGTCGATGGCGGCCGTATCACGCACGTCTTCTATCCGGTGTTTCCGCCCGACCGAAATGCCGCCGACGTGCTGGCGTGGCTGAGGGACAATCCTGCGTAA
- a CDS encoding ABC transporter substrate-binding protein gives MIWNGRAKPRRAILEVAALLILGTPIGSFPAARAAELSGGVVRIGIINDQTGPLSDLSGPGSLAAARMAAEDFQKSVPSIKVEIVAADHQNKPDIGVGIVRKWFDVDGVDMVADVSNSAVGLAIQSLARDKNKIAVYSAVATTELNGKQCSRNGLAWLHDSYNLVSGPIRTLVSQGYDTWFFIAADYAFGKNMVLESQRVLAATGGKSLGAVYHPIGTADYSSFILQAQASGAKAIAFANAGEQLVTLMKQWNEFGMNMGRQKPVAELMFITDVHAMGPKIAKGLTTLTAWYWALNDETRAFGQRFYKLRGAMPTAPQAAVYSGVAHYLKAVAEVGTDATDPVLEKMRSMPVDDFYARGAKVREDGKLVHDFYLVQVKDPSDVKAPWEYYNVLEKVPSGDIYSALADSECPLIKRAR, from the coding sequence ATGATTTGGAACGGCCGCGCGAAACCGAGACGAGCGATACTCGAGGTTGCTGCTCTTTTGATCCTTGGGACACCCATCGGATCCTTCCCGGCCGCCCGCGCTGCCGAACTCTCCGGTGGCGTCGTCCGGATCGGCATCATCAATGACCAGACCGGGCCATTGTCCGATTTGAGCGGACCAGGGTCGCTCGCCGCCGCCCGGATGGCGGCGGAGGATTTTCAGAAATCGGTACCGTCGATCAAGGTCGAGATCGTCGCCGCGGACCATCAGAACAAGCCGGATATCGGCGTCGGAATTGTCCGGAAATGGTTCGACGTGGATGGCGTCGACATGGTCGCCGACGTCTCCAACTCGGCCGTTGGCCTCGCCATCCAGTCACTGGCGCGCGACAAGAACAAGATTGCCGTCTATTCGGCCGTCGCGACCACCGAACTCAACGGCAAGCAATGCTCCCGAAACGGCCTGGCCTGGCTTCACGATTCCTACAATCTGGTGTCGGGGCCGATCCGTACGCTGGTCAGCCAAGGCTACGATACGTGGTTCTTCATTGCAGCCGATTACGCGTTCGGGAAGAACATGGTGCTGGAGTCGCAACGTGTGCTCGCGGCGACAGGAGGCAAGTCGCTCGGAGCCGTGTATCACCCGATCGGTACTGCGGATTATAGTTCATTCATTCTGCAAGCCCAGGCGTCCGGGGCCAAGGCCATCGCCTTCGCCAATGCGGGCGAACAGCTGGTGACTTTGATGAAACAATGGAACGAGTTCGGCATGAATATGGGCCGTCAAAAGCCCGTCGCCGAGCTAATGTTCATCACCGACGTACATGCCATGGGCCCGAAAATCGCCAAGGGCCTGACGACACTCACGGCGTGGTATTGGGCATTGAACGACGAGACCAGGGCCTTCGGGCAGCGCTTCTACAAGCTTCGCGGCGCCATGCCCACGGCACCGCAGGCGGCGGTTTATTCGGGTGTCGCTCACTATCTGAAGGCCGTTGCTGAGGTTGGTACGGATGCAACGGATCCGGTGCTGGAAAAAATGCGTTCGATGCCGGTTGACGACTTTTATGCAAGGGGCGCGAAGGTCCGCGAGGACGGAAAGCTGGTGCACGACTTCTACCTTGTCCAGGTGAAGGATCCATCCGACGTCAAGGCCCCCTGGGAATACTACAACGTCCTCGAAAAAGTTCCGAGCGGCGACATTTACTCCGCGTTGGCTGATAGCGAATGCCCGTTGATCAAACGGGCTCGCTGA
- a CDS encoding DJ-1/PfpI family protein produces MSGKPTEIGILFFPGMTQLDVTGPFEVFARLPNVRVHLLWKHIEPVISDVGLQLLPTTIFAECPDLDVFCIGGGPGLVDFLGDDEVIAFVRDKGGSARYVTSVCAGCLLLGAAGLLDGYKSACHWMMSEQLAAFGATAVNERVVIDRNRISGGGVTAGIDFGFQVAAELCGEDVAKKLQLMLEYQPQPPFDITVQNAPPELLAQMRLEAEPWLRKRAAAVQRAALKLKSNAMTVA; encoded by the coding sequence ATGTCCGGCAAGCCGACCGAGATCGGAATTCTGTTCTTTCCCGGGATGACCCAACTAGACGTCACCGGACCTTTCGAAGTCTTTGCCCGCCTTCCGAACGTTCGCGTGCATCTGCTTTGGAAACACATCGAACCTGTCATCAGCGACGTCGGCCTGCAGCTGCTGCCGACCACCATTTTCGCCGAATGCCCGGATCTGGACGTCTTCTGCATCGGCGGCGGCCCGGGGCTGGTCGACTTCCTGGGCGATGACGAGGTCATTGCGTTTGTTCGCGACAAGGGCGGATCGGCTCGTTACGTCACCTCGGTTTGCGCGGGCTGCCTGCTGCTCGGCGCCGCCGGCCTGCTCGACGGATACAAATCGGCCTGCCATTGGATGATGAGTGAGCAGCTTGCCGCCTTTGGCGCCACCGCGGTCAACGAACGCGTCGTGATCGACCGTAACCGCATTTCCGGCGGTGGCGTTACCGCCGGCATTGATTTTGGCTTTCAGGTCGCAGCCGAACTGTGCGGCGAAGACGTCGCGAAGAAACTTCAGCTCATGCTGGAATACCAGCCGCAGCCGCCGTTCGACATCACGGTGCAAAATGCGCCGCCCGAACTGCTCGCCCAAATGCGCCTCGAGGCCGAACCCTGGCTTCGCAAGCGCGCCGCGGCGGTGCAGAGGGCTGCTCTAAAGCTCAAATCAAATGCGATGACGGTTGCTTGA
- a CDS encoding GlxA family transcriptional regulator, translating into MARSQARRLVFVLFEDCLLLDFAGPLQAFELACENAEAGRAPYVWQICSLKGGPVRTSSGLEVMTTSLSDCDRFNIDTLVVGGGPGVHRASAEAGLVDWFRLAAPNVRRVCSVCTGTFVLAAAGLLHGRRAVTHWGSCELLSAQYPDVSVLVDPVFVHDRGIWTSAGVTAGIDLALTLLEDDLGHREAMRIARRLVVFLKRPGGQAQFSVPLSLQSSEDRAFENILTWMQNNLGLDLRVESLAERAGMSPRTFARVFRQKTGRTPGKAVEELRVEAARRALEESVASIKEIAARAGFQSEEHLRRAFRRRLQVLPQDYRVRFCQGQRQ; encoded by the coding sequence ATGGCTCGTTCACAAGCCCGTCGCCTCGTCTTCGTTCTCTTCGAGGATTGCCTGCTGCTCGACTTCGCCGGGCCGCTGCAGGCGTTCGAGCTGGCCTGCGAAAACGCCGAGGCCGGCCGTGCGCCCTATGTCTGGCAGATCTGCTCGTTGAAGGGCGGGCCGGTTCGAACCTCGTCCGGCCTGGAGGTGATGACAACCTCTCTCTCCGACTGCGACCGCTTCAATATCGACACGCTCGTCGTCGGTGGCGGGCCCGGCGTTCATCGTGCTTCTGCGGAGGCCGGGCTTGTAGACTGGTTTCGCTTGGCGGCGCCGAACGTAAGACGTGTTTGCTCCGTCTGTACCGGTACGTTTGTTTTGGCCGCAGCCGGCCTGCTGCACGGGCGCCGCGCCGTCACCCATTGGGGATCCTGCGAGTTGCTCAGCGCCCAATACCCCGACGTTTCGGTGTTGGTCGATCCGGTCTTCGTTCACGACCGCGGAATTTGGACGTCTGCGGGGGTGACGGCAGGCATCGATCTTGCGCTCACCTTGCTGGAAGATGATCTCGGACACCGCGAAGCCATGCGTATCGCACGCCGGCTGGTGGTGTTTCTGAAGCGTCCCGGGGGGCAGGCCCAATTCAGCGTGCCGCTGTCACTGCAGTCGTCCGAAGACAGGGCGTTCGAAAATATCTTGACCTGGATGCAGAATAATCTTGGCCTTGATTTGCGTGTGGAGAGTTTGGCCGAAAGAGCTGGAATGAGCCCCCGGACATTCGCGCGCGTATTTCGGCAAAAGACCGGCCGCACACCCGGCAAGGCGGTGGAAGAACTTCGCGTCGAGGCCGCGCGCAGGGCGTTGGAAGAATCCGTTGCCAGTATCAAGGAAATCGCGGCGCGCGCGGGATTTCAAAGTGAAGAGCACTTGCGGCGTGCTTTCCGCCGCCGTCTACAAGTGTTGCCGCAGGATTATCGAGTTCGATTCTGTCAGGGGCAGAGGCAATAG